The region gacagggaccaaccccactattttttcctatttaaataatagtatttttaggtaagacagggaccaagcgcgtaacaaaaacaaaaagtaaaGACCAAACAAGTAATAAAAGCAAAAGTAAAgatcttccgagttaaaaaaataagttagagactaaacttgtaaattaccccaaactatagggaccattcgtgtaattaaTCAATAAAGAACCCAGGAAAGTTGAGGATATCTCAATGTTTAAGATTAAAAAAGATGACAATGCTGGTAAGATTTCAACATTTAAACTCGATTTAAAAATACACTTACATCTAgatttaaacacacacacacacccaatcGAACATCGTCTCTCTTTCATATTTTCGTTTACAAACACAAACACGATTTAAACACTCATTGTGGCTCTCCGATGGGGTTGCGGATGCTATGAGGGAGTTAGCGGCATTGAGGGAGTGTAAGGGAGGTGGCTTGAGAgaaaaggattagggtttcaagaaAAAACCATGCAAGCTTAAGGTGGGATCTCTTTGGTGCATCTTAACCATTAGATGATTTTGGAATGAATGGTGTGGATTTAATTTGACTTGATCCATGTGAAAAATTAGAATTTGTGTTTCTTCAAGCTTTAAAAGTTGTAAAATAGCTTTTAGTAGTTTGATTTGATTGGTTAAACCGCACCAAAATAAATCATAAACTACACCAaaaatgaaaaatagaaaaatagaaaaaaattacAACGGGTAAAAAATGATTTAATGGTGCAGTTTCTAAATAGAACCAACAAAACCGCACCAAAAAAATTAAAGTGGCTCAAAAAAATTTGTGCATAATTGATTTTTTGCTATTTATTTCTAATTAGTGTTGCAATTTCAAACAAAAGCTTAACGGGCGATCAGGGGAACATAATTGTAGAAACCTCCGTAGTGAGAGCAAGGAGCCACAAAGTGCTGGAATTGATTCACATTCGCTTGAAAAATGGTATGTAGAACCTTCTCTATGTCTCTCCGCCAGTCTTCACTAATCGATTCTTCTATTATGATTAGGTTTTCATATATCAGTAATGTATGTGATCACTGCAACATTAATATGGTTCTCTAAATTAGGGAAAATTGTTGATTTAAATGAAATTGTAGGAGAATCATGAAATACTAGTATAATTTCATTACGGTTAGTTGTCTTTGATGTATGCGTGTCAGATTTTAGAGTTGATATGCATAAATAAATCCAAATTTTGTTTCCCCCATAAATGTTTAATATTAAGATATTACATATCTACGTTGAAAGCAAAGGGTTATCCTTGTTTCTGAATCTAAAGTATGTGTTGTTATAGACCTCTAGCTTAAGAGATATTTTGGCACCCTTTTATTGTGATAATTGATACGACTGCAGATGTCACGACATTTCATATCAGATTGTTAGCGCTCCTCATTTTCTGACCCAAGAAAGTTTTTAATTTACCCTGTCATTGTGTTACAAGTAAAAATTAtattgatagttgtgaatcatgtaTTTTTGAAACAATTTTCCCATTATACAAATGGTTGAACTGCTTTTGTTTGTAGGATGCAAAAGATTCGGGAGATGGCAAGCAAAATACTGCTGATATGACACAGTTTGTAAGTTCCTTGGACTTGTAGTTTTTATTTTGTTATCTTTGCAATATTCCATTAATGGTTATAGAACACTTAAACCTACATATGGTCTCCATTTTAATTTCGATCTTGTTTTTGCTTTGACAAAATGCTCTTGAATGTTCATTTTTTGTTATCAATAAAGTATCACTTGTTGCTTAAAAGTTATTAAATCCTAATTTATTTAGCCCATACGAGTTCCATTTCCGAATAACTAACAGTAACACCCTTGTTTTTGTAGGTTCAAAACCTTCTCACACAAATGGTAAGCTGTAAATGGCACTTTGGTTGCATGTTTAGTACAATTACATCCTACTTTGTACTGACGAGTGTTGTCTTTGCAGCAAACCAGATTCCAAACAATGTCTGACTCTATTGTTTCAAAGAATATCCTTTTTTATTTGATATTGTTTTTTTATGAATTCTGTATCCACATTTTTTTGTCATACAAGATAGATGGATTTTGAATGATGACCTTAACAACAATGTActcgatgagatgggtgaaaggaTAAGCGAGTTGGAGCAGAGTATTAATGATCTTAGGGCAGAGATGGGAGCTGAGGGCACTCAACCTCCTCCATCACCTTCAAAGAAGGATGGTTCTGCTGCATAATAAAAACATGTTCCAAAATCAACATCTGTTTTTTTGTGCGTaacttttgtctttttttttttttctttatcacATCACGTGTTTAGAAATTACGTTGAGTAACAATGGTGATAATATCTActatgtttttctttttctttttggacACTTAACGGATTCTTGTTGGATATTCTAATTCGGTTATGTTGTTTTAGGATGTTTGATTAAGAATACCTTTTTCATTATTTGAAATCATCAtatcatatattatatatatatttattataaattatatatttattaatttgctATGATATTGGTAACATGTTTAGCGTGTTGTCCATGCAGCTAGTGCTAATAAACTTGTGCATATCATTTGACCATTTTATATCAATGATCTTTTAAAGTTCAAAATAAAGGTACTCTATTTTTATTGTCTTTTTAGTTACCTTTTTATATTTGCTAGTCAAATATTTTGGTCATACTTGGTGCTCCTCACCTTTGCTtaagaagaaaaatatttttaaaaaagtgATGTTCCTCGACTTTGTAGTTTATTAAAATATAACCTTATGTCACAAGTTTGGTATAATAATCTCATAGGTATTAGATACTCCTTATCTAAGATAACAACTTGAACACCGTGCCAAAAAGGAACAAAAATACCGCACCAACAAAAATGATGGGTTGTGAGGATCCTTAAACAACATTAATAAAGGGACAAGGGAAGCAATAACTTTTGATCCTCAATAGACTCGAAAAACCAGATCTATGAATAACCTACCTAATACAACTTATAATATgcgaaattcatatcttttgtaGTAGTAGAAAACCTTGTAGATCTTCGATTGACTGACGAGAGCTAAGAGTCCAACGTAGAACTCCTTTTTCGCAGTTGGACCCATGACACTTAGATCAACAACATCTGACAATTACCCATGCAACGAACACCATAAACGAAGGCTCCAAAATTTGAATATGATGGAACTTCAGATACCATGTTGTGGCAATGAAGCCACCACAATGTGGCGTCGCCATTTTGAGGGTTTCAGGTATGAAGAGGTAGGGCCGAATTTTTCCTAGGGTTTTGAGTAAAACATATCATAATAATTTGTCCAAAGGCCtctctctatttatagggaaggATATAAAAACCAAGAAGATAATTATCTAGTCACCTAATAATTATCCATATATATGGTAATtaaatttattaaatattattaattaattaattactattaattaattatcaaatcAAGCCCCTATAATTTTTCCATGTCATTATTGCTTATTTATGTCCTTGCGTGTAACCAAACGGACCCTACTATTAATAGTAATATTACAAATTGTGGTAATTGTGTTGTTATGATGGACAACATTCTCGATCACTCTTACTTGCACAAGTTACCAACACTATATAGTCTAATTTTCACTAGTAATGAGTAGAAAGTATACAACCAAATGTACATGCCATACACACAACATAGAGTCATGAAACAACCCTtggataagtgatcaaatattctttTACTCTTCAAGATATCTATATGAACGCGGATATAGTCAATCTCAAACATTCAAAATTCTGTTTCCCGAATCCGAATTGTGTCAGACAAAAGTAAACCTCATAATTGATCAATCAATTCAGTTTGAGCACGACTATTCATCTTAacatcaacaccaaatcatcgaggggtccaaaGATATCGAATCCATTTTAAAGAAGAagtgaacaaataaactttgactacatagaTTCCACCTGTTTCTCATGTCATATCTAGCCAAATCTTGTATGATTGCAATTTACAAACAATGTTGGGGAGAAACCAAGACACAACAGATTGTAGGAGAAAAATCTCATGCATCTCCAtttgaagaatatatgatattaccatcttatAATTACTTGTGATTGAATCCATGAAGAAATCTTTAAGTGAGGGTTACTCCAATACCTTAAAATCTCCATTTAAAGTACTCATGAGTATTGGTCACAAACTTTGTTATGTTCATCCCCATGAACAATCTACCAATGCTCCATGACAATCGTAAATCACTACTTCCAAGAGTAGGACCGATTGTGGAAGCTTGAATAAATTAATATTCTGGAGGTGGTTCTAAACATGAAAACGTGGAAGACAATGATAATCTAAATGAAATGACCGAATTCCATCAAATATTAAGTTCTCCACTTACATATCAAGCAGAGACAACAACTACATCGGTTCCTAaattaaaacaaacaaaaatatggAATCAAGTTTATACACATGCAAGTCAAATAACATTAGATCTTTATGTGACTATTAACCTTGATTAGAGCTTTAGTTTAAAGGAATGAATCAACAAGATTCTCTTTAGTTGACATGTCCTCACAATCGTGAATATACATACTGAGTATTTACCATGTGATCTTATGTGACTTGGGATCTATACACGAGGTAAATTCACCTTATAGTCACAGGAAACTTCAAGAGAACCATCAATTATTGAATACAAGACTGGGGTTACTGATAAATTTCTTTTAGTCACATAGtttgtctttgcaatttaaccaaTTGTAATATACTCTAAGATTATTATCAAATCCACTTAGGTgcattacttggtactcttccaaGCTAATACTTTATAATTTGTTAAGAGCATTAACTCCGATTGCTAAATGGAAATGCCCCTATTAGTAAGGAACTCACTATCAATGTAACTTTTTCATTAATTTCTTCCATACTAACAAGATTATCTCTTTCGTCTTTTTAGGATTCCAAAGAATATTCTTGATTCTTTGATTATAGCCAAAATTATATTATAAGACTTGTCATGCACAAGGAATACGAGTCATTATTTTACTAGCACAGACTCTCTATATCTCGAGCTTCCTTAAGATTCCAAGTATGTAGATTAAACCAATAATTCACTTAGATCTATATCCATAGTCTCTAAGTATACTTTCTTGTTCCTCCCATGTGTGTCATAGCGAAGCGATTCCTAAGCCATGTAAAGCTTGTACACTTATCAAAATTAAGGCATAGTTTCCTATTTCAATACAAGGGACAACATTGCTCCTACTAGCTTCGACATTTATATGGACTATCTTTTGTTTCTCGCaattcaacttttgaatttctcaTTAAACAAATGATCCAAACATGAGATGCTTGTTAGAGTCTATCAATGGACTTCTCAAGCCTACGTATGCTTCACAACCCATCTTGGTTTGAATATatgtgtgttcctatccatgactATCATCTTTTGAGGATCTACAAACACCATATGGTTTTAACATAAAGTTTTGGATCAATTCAAATTTCAAACATATTGTAAcggccgtagatccgggctagtcaatttagagacgataagcatcaaaaatgactttttgatggaatattatttataaggattaatcttaactaagttatagtatatgttacaaggattccgtacatataaagaacgccgaaatctgagttataatgaagaagttatcacctgtcgaagtttcgcgatagaaccggcacgacacagcgcgacgtaaatagtgaagttacattagagcgatatttggcctcagtgatctaaatgaaagttgtagaatacgttaaaccgagagtgtgcataaaaagaacgtccaaatctgacttcgtatgaggaagttatgatttttctaagtttcagcttagcagtatgtagcccgaagttcgaatatgagattgagtgatttctagccgaaacgatctaaacgagaatcgaagatctcatcgatagtagtccaacggtaaaaaaaagacaaaaacggacgtcagatgaaggagttgtgaattcctaacagagttttcttgtcccggcctactaaaataatataataaaagttaaagtcaaaattagccgacggagtctataaagagagttatagagcataatctcacttacgcatgcatataaagaacgttgaaaacggagctcgtatgcgaaagatatgaatttctgaagtttggaaCATAAATTTCGAGGCTGtgtcagaactcacgacgtgagcacagaCTGGATACCTTCCAGAGCAAGAGCAAGTGGACGAGTGACGGACGCAGTGACCTACTAGGCTTACGACGTGAGCATTGGAAACTCATGACCTAAGTACAGAATGtcgaccctataaatagaaaccgagggTCAGCCGAATTTGGTTGCTCCATCTCTTCTttctcactcccgataccctctaTAGCCATCCTGAagcccggtatcatcccgagacctgaAGCGAGCCCCGAAGCGCGAAGATCCTGAggagaaaagagttttcgagctgaAGCTCTTCCCGCAAGAAGCCCAGTGTGTGAAGATATtccagtttcaccgaagaatactactcttagagccgtagtgttgtccgatcatcttctgatcatgtgagtgtgtagttactttcttcaaacacatagatatgaagtatttgctatgaagtacgtgctatgtgtttatatattgtttgtttagttgagatggatgttgaattactgttttatacaggttttaaaagttttaaagtgtatatgtgtttgcatctacaaatatgttgggtagaaacatgggtagatgaaatagttgatgtgagacgaaataataagtgtttttgaactcaacatgttcattaggtatttttgaactctatttgttcacttggtgtttttgaactctatgtgttcgttaggtatttttgaactctatgtgttcacttggtgtttgaactcaacgtgttcattaggtatttttgaactctatgtgttcactggtatttttgaactagatgtgttcacttggtgttgttgaacagagtgtgttcactaagtgttttagaactaagtgttcaccagatgttttgaattaagtgttcactaggagtgttagaactagttgttcgttaagtatgttgaactaagtgtttaccggttgtaatttgaggaccttggtagtggtggactttgtgtcaattccttaggtcaatccttaagaataaatgaataaaggatagttgattcttagggtaaatccttaagaaataaaggagataatggggatgggtaatctgGATTAATTGATTGATTTATTGATCGATTGATGATCgaatataacaattatattatcgTGGGTcgaaaatcctatatgctcaccaggctcccaagcctgacccactcagttttctttgcattatacgtaatggcacaagagtataagttggttgacttgacgagagattttggattatagaccagtagttgtaaataactgctgTAAGGTtaaattgtactgtttatgctttttggtctgtatcagaacatgacatcccgaggttttattatttaatgaaaagtacattctctttgagaaatgttttgataaagttttatcatattttgtttgggaacaaattccggaactgttttctttaaaagattactctgattttaaaacaaagcataaacaaatcggtcttttctgggcgTGAAATTGGggttgtcacagttggtatcagagcattagtttaagcgtactaggaatttgtaggatttctatacttaaacttagaatgctaaccgatgattgtgagatgagtgtctactatattttagacacaagcaccagtatattttaggaaagatgcctaaaatgcttttatgtgctaaatgctatatgtttgtcatatatggaattgtttgttcggatctatggtctgttgctgaccggatctggaaaccatatgtgtttaggattctaagcatacgactatgatattagaactagcatgtaaacgtttcggagtgataaggatgatttgaacgtaTATCAAAATAGAGATCTAAaatcaccttattcggtgtatagataaaaaaaatggcaagaaccagaagtggagttggaaacgtgaatgaaaacaggaatcaaccacctgtgattgaACAAGTAGTTGTTGCAGCaacagcacctgagccgataacaatggctggagtactattgatgattcaaacgatgttggatcatcagatggagAAACTAGACGCCTGCTTCGGCAGGATCGGGAAGAACT is a window of Lactuca sativa cultivar Salinas chromosome 1, Lsat_Salinas_v11, whole genome shotgun sequence DNA encoding:
- the LOC111912628 gene encoding heat shock factor-binding protein, with the protein product MDAKDSGDGKQNTADMTQFVQNLLTQMQTRFQTMSDSIVSKIDEMGERISELEQSINDLRAEMGAEGTQPPPSPSKKDGSAA